The Engraulis encrasicolus isolate BLACKSEA-1 chromosome 4, IST_EnEncr_1.0, whole genome shotgun sequence genome includes a window with the following:
- the pnp6 gene encoding purine nucleoside phosphorylase 6 isoform X2 codes for MYKYEECKETADWLLSRISQKPTVAIICGSGLGGLADLLENRTIFPYQDIPHFPKSTVQGHAGQLVFGELRGKQCICMQGRFHFYEGYNITTVTYPVRVFFLLGVEILIVTNAAGGLNPDFNVGDIMIIKDHINMPGFAGQNPLCGPNDDRFGVRFPCMSDAYDKCIAELAREAAEEQGCTSFLRRGVYCMLAGPTFETIAECRALQILGADAVGMSTVPEVVVARHCGLRVFGLSLITNKVVTDYDSKERANHEEVLQTTRMRTQDLQRLVSHLVGKL; via the exons AT GTACAAGTATGAGGAGTGCAAAGAGACTGCTGATTGGCTGTTGTCGCGGATCTCCCAAAAGCCCACGGTGGCCATCATCTGCGGCTCTGGACTGGGGGGGCTCGCAGACCTGCTGGAGAACCGGACGATCTTCCCCTACCAGGACATCCCACACTTCCCCAAGAGCACAG TACAAGGGCATGCAGGGCAGCTGGTCTTTGGGGAGCTGAGGGGGAAACAGTGTATCTGCATGCAGGGCCGGTTCCACTTCTACGAGGGCTACAACATCACCACG GTGACCTATCCAGTGCGAGTCTTCTTCCTATTGGGCGTGGAGATTCTGATCGTGACCAATGCGGCGGGTGGCCTGAACCCGGACTTCAATGTTGGTGACATCATGATCATAAAGGACCACATAAACATGCCAGGCTTCGCGGGCCAAAACCCCCTTTGTGGCCCAAACGAtgaccg gtttggtGTGCGGTTCCCCTGCATGTCTGATGCGTACGATAAGTGCATTGCTGAGCTGGCGCGGGAGGCTGCGGAGGAGCAGGGTTGCACGTCCTTCCTGCGGCGTGGCGTCTACTGCATGCTGGCCGGACCCACGTTCGAAACCATCGCAGAGTGCCGTGCACTACAGATACTGGGCGCCGATGCTGTtg GCATGAGCACGGTgccggaggtggtggtggcgcgGCACTGCGGCCTGCGGGTCTTCGGCCTGTCACTCATCACCAACAAGGTGGTCACCGACTACGACAGCAAGGAGAGAGCCAATCACGAAGAGGTGCTGCAGACGACACGCATGCGCACCCAGGACCTGCAGCGGCTCGTCAGCCACCTAGTGGGCAAACTGTAG
- the pnp6 gene encoding purine nucleoside phosphorylase 6 isoform X1 gives MSASSECRYKYEECKETADWLLSRISQKPTVAIICGSGLGGLADLLENRTIFPYQDIPHFPKSTVQGHAGQLVFGELRGKQCICMQGRFHFYEGYNITTVTYPVRVFFLLGVEILIVTNAAGGLNPDFNVGDIMIIKDHINMPGFAGQNPLCGPNDDRFGVRFPCMSDAYDKCIAELAREAAEEQGCTSFLRRGVYCMLAGPTFETIAECRALQILGADAVGMSTVPEVVVARHCGLRVFGLSLITNKVVTDYDSKERANHEEVLQTTRMRTQDLQRLVSHLVGKL, from the exons ATGTCGGCATCCTCCGAATGCAG GTACAAGTATGAGGAGTGCAAAGAGACTGCTGATTGGCTGTTGTCGCGGATCTCCCAAAAGCCCACGGTGGCCATCATCTGCGGCTCTGGACTGGGGGGGCTCGCAGACCTGCTGGAGAACCGGACGATCTTCCCCTACCAGGACATCCCACACTTCCCCAAGAGCACAG TACAAGGGCATGCAGGGCAGCTGGTCTTTGGGGAGCTGAGGGGGAAACAGTGTATCTGCATGCAGGGCCGGTTCCACTTCTACGAGGGCTACAACATCACCACG GTGACCTATCCAGTGCGAGTCTTCTTCCTATTGGGCGTGGAGATTCTGATCGTGACCAATGCGGCGGGTGGCCTGAACCCGGACTTCAATGTTGGTGACATCATGATCATAAAGGACCACATAAACATGCCAGGCTTCGCGGGCCAAAACCCCCTTTGTGGCCCAAACGAtgaccg gtttggtGTGCGGTTCCCCTGCATGTCTGATGCGTACGATAAGTGCATTGCTGAGCTGGCGCGGGAGGCTGCGGAGGAGCAGGGTTGCACGTCCTTCCTGCGGCGTGGCGTCTACTGCATGCTGGCCGGACCCACGTTCGAAACCATCGCAGAGTGCCGTGCACTACAGATACTGGGCGCCGATGCTGTtg GCATGAGCACGGTgccggaggtggtggtggcgcgGCACTGCGGCCTGCGGGTCTTCGGCCTGTCACTCATCACCAACAAGGTGGTCACCGACTACGACAGCAAGGAGAGAGCCAATCACGAAGAGGTGCTGCAGACGACACGCATGCGCACCCAGGACCTGCAGCGGCTCGTCAGCCACCTAGTGGGCAAACTGTAG